A genomic segment from bacterium encodes:
- a CDS encoding phosphomannomutase/phosphoglucomutase: MSAIHLNPQAFREYDIRGNVDEDLNAGFARLLGFAFGKTLREKTELPVSIGYDCRLSSPEYAQALAEGISATGRPVELLGMGPTPQVYFSLYQRELAGGIQVTGSHNPSNMNGFKICRGKTTLSGSAIQELFALMKCHQEAQITPIPHLIKENLILPEYLSYLIENIKPHMGPRKLKVVVDAGNGVGGMVGPELLKQLGVEVIELYCDPDGNFPNHHPDPTVLENIKDLKAAVIRENADCGIGWDGDADRIGVVDEKGDIVFGDMLLLIYGQALLRDISKPTIIGDVKCSSRLFDTLAQEGARAIMWKTGHSLIKQKLYEEDADLAGEMSGHMFFKHRFFGFDDAMYASGRLIELLSNTQETLSGLLRDVPQAISTPEIRVDCPDHIKFQVPEEAQRKFSDYKTDLTDGVRVEFEKGWGLVRASNTQPALVMRFEAETPELLASYEAIMRQGVDEILAGLQ, from the coding sequence ATATTCGAGGAAATGTTGATGAAGATCTCAATGCAGGATTTGCTCGACTTCTAGGGTTTGCGTTTGGAAAAACTCTTCGTGAGAAAACCGAACTACCAGTCAGCATTGGATACGATTGTCGGTTAAGTTCTCCAGAATATGCGCAAGCACTAGCAGAAGGAATCTCTGCGACTGGCAGACCCGTGGAACTGCTTGGTATGGGTCCAACACCGCAAGTCTACTTTTCGCTCTATCAGCGAGAGCTTGCGGGTGGCATTCAGGTTACCGGCAGCCACAACCCATCTAACATGAATGGGTTCAAAATATGTCGGGGGAAAACCACTCTATCCGGAAGTGCTATTCAAGAACTTTTCGCTTTAATGAAATGTCATCAAGAAGCTCAGATCACACCTATACCCCACTTAATCAAGGAAAATCTTATCTTGCCTGAATATCTGAGCTATCTCATAGAGAATATCAAACCCCATATGGGTCCTCGAAAGCTAAAGGTCGTCGTTGACGCCGGCAATGGAGTAGGCGGTATGGTCGGTCCAGAGCTTCTCAAGCAACTCGGCGTTGAGGTAATTGAACTCTATTGTGACCCCGACGGAAACTTTCCAAATCACCATCCAGATCCAACAGTGCTTGAAAACATCAAAGACTTAAAAGCTGCCGTTATCCGTGAAAATGCTGATTGTGGAATCGGATGGGACGGGGATGCCGATCGCATTGGGGTGGTAGATGAAAAAGGGGATATTGTATTTGGCGATATGCTTCTCTTAATTTATGGACAAGCGCTCTTAAGAGACATCTCGAAACCAACCATTATTGGAGATGTAAAATGTTCATCTCGACTGTTTGATACGCTGGCTCAAGAAGGGGCCAGAGCGATAATGTGGAAGACTGGCCACTCACTCATTAAACAGAAGCTCTACGAGGAAGATGCTGATCTTGCAGGGGAAATGAGCGGTCACATGTTTTTCAAACATCGCTTTTTCGGATTCGACGATGCAATGTACGCATCAGGTCGCCTCATTGAGCTGCTCAGCAATACACAGGAGACACTTTCAGGACTCCTTCGAGATGTTCCACAAGCGATTTCAACTCCTGAAATTAGGGTCGATTGCCCTGACCATATCAAGTTCCAGGTACCAGAGGAGGCTCAACGTAAATTCTCTGACTACAAAACCGATCTCACCGATGGAGTAAGAGTCGAGTTCGAGAAAGGATGGGGATTAGTGAGGGCTTCAAACACCCAGCCAGCTCTAGTAATGCGATTTGAAGCAGAAACCCCCGAGTTACTCGCATCCTACGAAGCCATTATGAGACAAGGCGTTGATGAGATTTTAGCTGGACTACAGTGA